One region of Kazachstania africana CBS 2517 chromosome 3, complete genome genomic DNA includes:
- the NFI1 gene encoding SUMO ligase NFI1 (similar to Saccharomyces cerevisiae SIZ1 (YDR409W) and NFI1 (YOR156C); ancestral locus Anc_5.509) encodes MVSQTTTTHTGGGLHQEIQNTINEMETLRVFELKDLCRAIGLPISGRKNELQDRIASHVKASLAVGHIDPWRPKAVNALIEKMRNKEYPLPSFLEVWDALRLGIVNSRPSNAQTNGNTITIQPLSGVFHNQDNTSKKSVPGMGAINPYLPKNSHDLNSQAPFHVSPFFNLKKLIPSTVQKLKKASGRGIASAKFSFSSLDWNNFQANKNLRLYLFCHQLNSLGSRGKSFIQFPIPNEMLFNGTKMNDNVKGLKNKPGTAKPANLTPYMRPSNLTNTLELIYAFTKVEFQMSCYIVEDIPPEKLLEQVLKHQKISKTTTLQYIKKTLSEEEDTDFITTSTVLSLQCPISYTKMKYPSKSRSCEHLQCFDALWYLHSQLQIPTWQCPVCQNSIPLESLTICEYVDEILNETSEDVEKVELSPDGSWVPIDEEKKDHSDDDYPVKKEGTQEKLQSLPSTNFSSHSEEPIVISLDSDEEEIEQAPEEAGSIENGSSTESTTYEVEGSTIASSVSAAGQEENDNSSVNSDEPLSTIRNPNGRIEPTDDSTFAPPPPLPPSMPLSNSLLGLTNGSTQGEVDSPRQPQNSHNPSDVVPQFSTRVFSGSPNPFLTNPANLFGMTGNQQPVPQPQNPRLPPITGPLRQPSSPTGPAISSGVTGHENHASTTQTKRNQPRPTSSRRNRGDVSPFIPRRPYENILPKKRPNNNAHNDSPTDTNSLAAARELGISLEENMGSGNGDDDNGDGIIDLTSD; translated from the coding sequence ATGGTATCTCAAACGACAACAACTCACACGGGCGGTGGGCTGCATCAAGAAATACAGAATAcaataaatgaaatggaAACGCTAAGGGTGTTTGAACTAAAAGATCTGTGCAGAGCTATTGGATTACCCATATCAGGACGAAAAAATGAGCTGCAAGATAGAATAGCATCTCACGTTAAGGCATCTTTAGCAGTTGGTCATATAGATCCCTGGAGACCAAAAGCAGTCAATGCAttaatagaaaaaatgagaaataaagaatatCCACTACCGAGTTTTCTTGAAGTATGGGATGCTTTGCGGCTTGGAATTGTCAATTCTAGACCCTCTAACGCACAAACTAATGGCAATACTATTACAATACAACCTTTATCAGGCGTTTTTCATAATCAAGATAATACATCAAAGAAAAGCGTTCCCGGTATGGGGGCTATTAACCCATATCTCCCAAAGAATAGTCATGATCTAAATTCACAAGCACCTTTCCATGTTTCTCCCTTCTTCAACCTGAAAAAACTCATACCTTCAACCgtccaaaaattgaagaaagcaAGTGGAAGGGGAATTGCATCTgccaaattttctttcagtTCACTGGACTGGAATAATTTTCAGGCAAATAAAAATCTTAGGCTCTACCTTTTCTGTCATCAGTTGAATTCTCTAGGCTCAAGAGGAAAATCTTTCATTCAGTTCCCAATACCTAATGAAATGTTATTTAATGGTACAAAAATGAATGATAACGTCAAAGGATTAAAGAACAAACCAGGCACTGCAAAGCCTGCAAATCTTACGCCGTACATGAGACCATCAAACTTAACCAATACTTTAGAACTAATTTATGCATTCACAAAGGTAGAATTTCAGATGTCTTGCTATATCGTAGAAGACATCCCTccagaaaaattattagaacaAGTGCTGAAACATCAGAAGATAAGTAAAACTACTACGTTACAGTATATCAAAAAAACATTaagtgaagaagaggaCACTGATTTCATAACCACTTCAACCGTACTAAGTCTCCAATGTCCTATTTCTTatacaaaaatgaaatatccTAGTAAATCAAGATCTTGCGAACATTTACAATGCTTCGACGCACTCTGGTACTTACATTCACAGTTACAAATACCAACTTGGCAATGTCCTGTTTgtcaaaattcaattcctCTCGAGAGTTTGACAATCTGTGAATAcgttgatgaaattttgaacgAAACAAGCGAGGATGTAGAGAAAGTGGAACTGTCCCCCGATGGTTCCTGGGTtccaattgatgaagagaagaaagatcATTCAGATGATGATTATCCGGTCAAAAAGGAAGGTACTCAGGAAAAACTACAAAGTTTGCCGAGCACGAACTTTTCGTCACATAGTGAAGAACCAATTGTCATTTCATTAGACAGTGACGAGGAAGAAATAGAACAAGCGCCAGAAGAAGCCGGCTCCATAGAAAATGGAAGCTCAACAGAAAGCACTACTTACGAAGTTGAGGGCAGTACCATAGCGTCAAGCGTTAGTGCCGCAGGACAAgaggaaaatgataattcaAGTGTGAACTCCGATGAACCATTATCTACAATAAGGAACCCAAATGGCCGTATCGAACCGACAGATGATTCTACATTTGCTCCTCCTCCTCCCCTTCCACCCTCTATGCCGCTTTCAAACTCATTACTGGGGCTAACTAATGGATCGACACAAGGCGAAGTGGATTCTCCACGACAACCACAAAATAGCCATAACCCTTCTGATGTCGTACCGCAATTCAGTACGAGAGTGTTTTCAGGTTCGCCCAATCCTTTCTTAACCAATCCAGCCAATCTATTTGGAATGACAGGTAATCAACAACCGGTTCCTCAGCCCCAGAATCCAAGGCTACCTCCAATTACCGGTCCCCTTCGACAGCCATCATCTCCAACCGGCCCAGCGATCTCATCTGGAGTGACTGGTCATGAGAACCATGCATCCACAACACAGACAAAACGAAATCAACCAAGGCCAACTAGTTCTCGAAGAAATAGAGGCGACGTTTCACCGTTCATACCTAGAAGACCAtatgaaaatattcttcCTAAGAAAAGGCCTAATAATAATGCCCATAACGACAGCCCGACCGATACGAATTCCTTAGCAGCTGCAAGAGAGTTAGGA
- the FET4 gene encoding Fet4p produces MGRISEFFGNPGVRPDLHHRAPIHGASSTIKCEDPSDLLREEDEEEKDLKEQLYQVNSLSDVSTTAELTMVNLEADGTVFTDRGFTGLDRGWTDKILDKFVSWAGTQFVFLIMWAILIIWIIVGAVYGGPDVWQVVMQDGQSIQSYIWDTLLMRQQLNSSHDQVLVCCQLRSRISTFKRFMGRRIAQLKSHESGNNEIDETKQFDHTNVINKIDLDTNVIKGNLPVENWYDKLSSTASNLTGSVPTMVIFWLGVIVWIICGVIPKNAGNSPPYTGRTSGSNPELARFSDTWQMYINTAVAVSLLICTSFLQNIRARHDKYISKFLLATFEIDEKIETKLREHFHDFETSNPVVTIYSNKRSWGEKIIDWYADIIGTGVGVVIAIAAFVVWLCIGSTLHWDDNWWLIIGTYTGLVGFLDGFVIRQVYFRIIAHEEYNYKLVAEKDMELFEILGLTCPEEFNGEPAKPLKLSLSYKLSSWVNHLCSTQWSVLASIIIILGLIIAASALLWSTTAQLFVNSPTMIIEEFFLIVLLQAHNWADQQRRVEVSALLVRRHILLSYVNELFD; encoded by the coding sequence ATGGGTAGAATATCGGAATTTTTCGGCAATCCTGGTGTTAGACCAgatcttcatcatcgtGCTCCAATACATGGAGCTTCTTCCACTATTAAATGTGAAGATCCGTCAGATCTTTtaagagaagaagacgaagagGAGAAAGATTTAAAGGAACAACTTTATCAGGTCAATTCACTTAGCGATGTCAGCACTACAGCAGAACTGACGATGGTTAATCTTGAAGCAGACGGGACTGTCTTCACCGATCGTGGGTTCACTGGATTGGATAGAGGGTGGACAGATAAGATTTTAGATAAGTTTGTGTCTTGGGCTGGTACCCAATTCGTGTTTCTTATCATGTGGGCAATATTAATTATCTGGATTATTGTTGGTGCCGTTTATGGTGGACCAGACGTTTGGCAAGTTGTTATGCAGGACGGGCAGTCTATTCAAAGTTACATTTGGGACACTCTCTTAATGAGACAACAATTGAATAGTTCTCATGACCAAGTCCTTGTTTGTTGCCAATTGAGATCTCGTATTAGTACATTCAAACGTTTCATGGGACGGAGAATTGCCCAACTCAAGTCACACGAAAGTggtaataatgaaatagaTGAGACGAAACAATTTGATCATACTAATGtcataaataaaattgacCTAGATACCAACGTCATCAAAGGGAACCTTCCCGTAGAGAATTGGTACGATAAACTAAGTTCTACTGCTTCAAATTTAACTGGTTCAGTTCCAACTATGGTAATCTTCTGGTTAGGCGTAATTGTCTGGATTATTTGTGGTGTTATACCTAAGAATGCTGGTAATTCACCACCATATACGGGAAGAACTTCAGGTAGCAATCCTGAGTTAGCAAGATTCAGCGATACTTGGCAAATGTACATCAATACCGCAGTAGCTGTTTCATTGTTGATCTGTACGTCgtttttacaaaatattagGGCAAGACATGACAAATATATCTCAAAGTTTTTGTTAGCCACATTTGAAATCGATgagaaaattgaaactaAGCTTAGAGAACATTTTcatgattttgaaacttcaAATCCAGTGGTTACCATTTATTCCAACAAGAGAAGCTGGggagaaaaaataattgattgGTACGCTGATATTATTGGTACTGGTGTCGGTGTGGTCATTGCTATCGCAGCCTTTGTTGTTTGGCTATGTATTGGTAGTACATTGCATTGGGATGATAACTGGTGGTTAATTATTGGTACTTACACAGGTTTAGTTGGTTTCTTAGATGGATTTGTGATTAGACAAGTTTATTTCAGAATTATTGCACATGAAGAATATAACTATAAGCTAGTCGCTGAGAAAGATATGGAAttgtttgaaattttggGACTAACTTGCCCAGAAGAATTCAATGGAGAACCAGCAAAACCATTAAAGTTATCCCTAAGTTATAAGTTATCATCATGGGTCAATCACCTCTGTTCCACTCAATGGAGTGTTCTTGCCtctattattataattttagGGTTAATTATTGCTGCATCTGCTTTACTATGGAGTACTACTGCACAACTATTTGTCAATTCGCCAACAATGatcattgaagaatttttcttgattgtTCTACTTCAAGCTCATAATTGGGCCGATCAGCAGAGAAGAGTTGAAGTTTCAGCTTTATTGGTTCGTAGACATATTTTGCTTTCTTATGTCAACGAATTGTTTGATTAA
- the SME1 gene encoding mRNA splicing protein SME1 (similar to Saccharomyces cerevisiae SME1 (YOR159C); ancestral locus Anc_5.504), translating to MSTSKPKAHVPPINCIFNYLQQQVPVTFWLYEQVGIRIRGKIRGFDEFMNIVIDDAVEIPVDSTTGTEQVDKGIKLGRILLKGDNITLITSIDE from the coding sequence ATGTCTACAAGCAAACCAAAGGCCCATGTACCTCCAATAAACtgtattttcaattatctCCAGCAGCAAGTCCCTGTAACTTTCTGGTTATATGAACAGGTCGGTATAAGAATAAGAGGTAAAATTAGAGGGTTTGATGAATTCATGAACATAGTCATTGATGATGCAGTAGAAATACCTGTGGATTCAACAACAGGAACAGAGCAGGTGGATAAGGGGATCAAGCTGGGCAGGATATTACTGAAAGGTGATAATATAACGCTGATAACGTCAATAGATGAATAA
- the MTR10 gene encoding mRNA transport regulator MTR10 (similar to Saccharomyces cerevisiae MTR10 (YOR160W); ancestral locus Anc_5.503), with product MSMQLADLQNTLHILSSGASQNKKNEALHYLEQFQRSKEAWNTCHEALSNVEGASNLELHIFAAQTIRNKVTYDLSQLERNLVQFKDSLLRLLTMHTQKLVITQLNVALARLAIQFLEWRSPIAEIINVLNPYPGLLLSFFQILPEETFDIGSIPLTEDEYNSRVHELVDTIAEDILKFLISCTEILKDSRAQSTNFAMDITLESVLRCFTSWSFEFSIDQLFQVQPLISLVFESLNHTGANADSSVFEAAVDCLCGILKESRDTTNEQLIMTLFEQLIGLQRNILPNIQTLSKLQVEEGIDPEILEGMTRLFVEAIEAWVIFIAKSPEFFQPLISMLLMLTCKNPDLDVVSYSFPCWFSLKQNFVLPRYQNAKAVYTPTFIELINGIIEHLQYPPDHFDSKEGEDKFKEFRYHMGDVLKDCTAVVGTNNALEQPLIKIKQALSSLTIAGTNSINWQNLEAPLFSLRTMAQEISLSENKLLPEIFQILCNLPEHPKLRYASTLVLGRYTEWTAKHPETLEMQLQYIFKGFQQVDSNNVTDEMKDIITASSHALMYFCSDCSSLLSSYIDQLTEFYFVIQDVLSKDIESQFELCQGLSAVINNQPIESISETFGKLVDDNLAKLGQLVTEWKINSSNSNLSKLIADKIDLFYAFFEELKPKYEYPQQGVEPLLPQIEKIWNAIRVLLVNESGFKDIIIVERSTKFLRRLFERFHVFCEPILGSVAEFLVQGYATTGYGSFLWCSGSIIVIFGDDDSFPIPIALRESVWQFALSQCKTFIVNFSKMNKIQLNNYYEIIMDFFAMVSDLVMFFPKEFILSTELLGSVIDVAIESINKLENYDAYVYILRCLDDTVSWGFKTPPISTLSIEYVPDEWRSQIINEVVIKRGSRINYVIFLGLLTTFESNSHSDAIGCIVKLLRLATEANNNNALICSEWLTEVFSKLNETTHKEKEILNKAVVDGLTQRNYRKIREGIRNFVQWYLRKNVTRRVE from the coding sequence ATGTCCATGCAATTAGCTGATTTACAGAATACTTTGCACATTTTATCTTCTGGTGCATCacaaaataagaaaaatgaagcaTTGCATTATCTAGAACAGTTTCAAAGATCCAAAGAAGCGTGGAATACCTGTCATGAAGCTCTTTCAAACGTTGAAGGTGCTTCCAATCTGGAGCTGCATATTTTTGCAGCACAAACCATAAGGAATAAGGTTACTTACGATCTGAGCCAATTGGAAAGAAATCTCGTACAATTTAAGGATTCCCTTTTGCGATTATTAACAATGCATACTCAAAAACTAGTGATAACTCAGTTAAATGTTGCTCTAGCACGTTTGgccattcaatttttggaatgGAGAAGCCCTATTGCTGAAATCATCAATGTGTTAAATCCATACCCTGGATTACTACTAAGctttttccaaatattaCCTGAAGAAACATTCGACATTGGTTCAATTCCGCTTACTGAAGACGAATATAATTCCAGGGTTCATGAACTAGTTGACACTATTGCTGAGGACATTTTGAAGTTTCTGATATCCTGTACggaaattttaaaagacTCCAGAGCTCAAAGTACAAACTTTGCCATGGACATCACTCTAGAGAGTGTGCTGCGTTGTTTTACATCATggtcttttgaattttcaatcGATCAGTTGTTCCAAGTACAACCTCTGATATCTCTGGTCTTCGAGTCGTTAAATCACACTGGCGCCAATGCAGATAGTAGTGTGTTTGAAGCTGCTGTTGACTGTTTATGTGGTATTTTAAAGGAAAGTCGTGATACAACAAATGAACAATTGATTATGACACTCTTCGAACAACTGATTGgattacaaagaaatattttgccAAATATTCAGACCTTATCAAAGCTACAAGTTGAAGAAGGAATAGATCCAGAAATTCTTGAGGGAATGACTAGACTATTTGTAGAGGCTATAGAAGCTTGGGTTATATTTATTGCAAAATCCCCAGAGTTTTTTCAACCTCTCATTTCCATGTTACTAATGCTGACTTGTAAAAATCCAGATTTGGATGTTGTATCGTATTCATTTCCCTGTTGGTTTagtttgaaacaaaattttgtattgCCAAGATACCAAAATGCCAAGGCAGTTTATACTCCAACATTTATTGAGTTAATTAACGGTATTATTGAGCATCTTCAGTACCCTCCTGACCATTTTGATTCTAAAGAAGGTGAAGACAagttcaaagaatttaGATACCATATGGGAGatgttttgaaagattgTACAGCTGTTGTAGGGACCAATAACGCCTTGGAACAACCattaataaagataaagcAAGCATTAAGCAGTTTGACCATTGCTGGAACGAATTCCATAAATTGGCAGAATTTGGAAGCtccattattttcattgagaACTATGGCACAAGAGATATCGTTATCAGAAAATAAACTTCTacctgaaatttttcaaattctttgcAATTTACCTGAACACCCTAAGCTAAGGTATGCCTCAACATTAGTGTTAGGCCGTTACACAGAATGGACTGCAAAACATCCTGAAACTCTGGAAATGCAATTACAGTACATATTCAAAGGATTCCAACAAGTTGATTCAAACAATGTCACCGATGAAATGAAGGATATTATAACTGCATCATCTCATGCATTGATGTACTTTTGCTCAGATTGTTCAAGTTTATTAAGTTCCTACATCGACCAATTGACCGAATTTTACTTTGTAATTCAGGATGTTCTTTCCAAGGACATAGAATCACAATTTGAACTATGTCAAGGGCTAAGTGCAGTTATTAACAATCAGCCAATTGAATCAATAAGTGAGACGTTTGGCAAGTTAGTTGATGATAATTTGGCAAAACTTGGACAATTAGTGACCGaatggaaaataaattcttcGAATAGTAATTTGAGCAAACTTATTGCAGATAAGATTGACCTATTTTACGCATTTTTTGAGGAATTGAAACCCAAGTATGAATACCCACAACAAGGTGTCGAACCATTGCTACCgcaaattgaaaaaatctgGAATGCTATTAGAGTTTTACTGGTCAATGAAAGTGGATTTAAAGATATAATTATTGTGGAAAGAAGCACTAAATTTTTGAGAAGATTATTCGAGAGATTCCATGTTTTCTGCGAACCTATACTAGGTTCAGTTGCCGAATTCTTAGTCCAAGGCTATGCAACTACTGGATATGGTTCATTTTTATGGTGTTCTGGTTCAATTATAGTAATATTTGGAGATGACGATTCGTTTCCTATCCCAATTGCTCTGAGAGAGTCTGTGTGGCAATTTGCATTATCTCAATGTAAAACATTCATTGTAAATTTCAGCAAGatgaataaaattcaattaaataattattATGAAATTATAATGGACTTCTTTGCCATGGTTTCTGACCTGGTTATGTTTTTCccaaaagaatttatccTATCCACTGAACTGCTTGGCAGTGTAATTGATGTAGCAATAGAAAGTATAAACAAACTAGAAAATTACGATGCATATGTTTATATCCTACGTTGTCTAGATGATACGGTCTCATGGGGTTTCAAGACACCTCCAATTTCGACATTGAGTATAGAGTATGTCCCAGATGAATGGAGAAGTCAAATTATAAACGAAGTAGTTATCAAAAGGGGCTCTCGTATAAATTACGTTATATTTTTAGGTTTACTCACAACGTTTGAGTCAAATTCCCATTCAGATGCTATTGGTTGCATAGTGAAGTTGCTAAGACTAGCTACTGAAgcaaataataacaatgcATTGATTTGTTCCGAATGGCTCACTGAAGTGTTCTctaaattgaatgaaactACAcataaagaaaaggaaattttgaataaagcGGTTGTGGATGGATTAACTCAAAGAAATTACagaaaaataagagaaGGAATTAGAAATTTTGTCCAGTGGTATCTGAGAAAAAATGTAACACGTAGAGTAGAGTAG
- the PET123 gene encoding mitochondrial 37S ribosomal protein mS26 PET123 (similar to Saccharomyces cerevisiae PET123 (YOR158W); ancestral locus Anc_5.505) produces the protein MGKGIAKYGYKSGILPVARSVLKYPTTKQQLAIEKTQPTISKGPKGVGYADGIMHPNGSSRFPKPTKFVNVEQMIQESIHTPTVVPENISDKKLSQMKKAELRRTYLAEALRLEERRLLKRERLIRERTKLLELEMEKRKALTMQSKSSDLTVPSLEHILNQPLVVPRTQEEKKILSMKRQYNRELNELKGKENKLEKLLKLYYELDDYIVTEEQLIQKINEIFERKSYPILSLLDVQDDVKQQQLEDKISDALFGSIDTKHPGLPMVEDYLNNNTKKFAEAVELTKQILKKQTADQLDQIPEK, from the coding sequence ATGGGGAAAGGTATAGCAAAATATGGTTACAAAAGTGGGATTTTACCCGTTGCTAGATCAGTCTTGAAATACCCTACGACCAAACAGCAACTTGCCATTGAGAAGACACAGCCGACCATTTCAAAAGGTCCGAAGGGAGTAGGCTACGCAGATGGGATTATGCATCCTAATGGCTCGAGTAGGTTTCCTAAACCGACTAAATTTGTAAATGTCGAGCAAATGATTCAAGAATCAATCCATACTCCTACAGTAGTGCCTGAAAACATCAGCGATAAGAAACTGAGTCAAATGAAGAAGGCAGAGTTACGAAGAACATACTTGGCTGAGGCGTTGAGATTGGAGGAACGAAGATTGTTGAAACGAGAAAGACTAATAAGAGAAAGGACGAAACTTCTAGAATTAGAGATGGAGAAACGGAAAGCATTGACAATGCAATCGAAGTCCTCTGATTTGACAGTTCCATCTTTAGAACACATATTGAACCAACCATTAGTGGTACCTCGAACgcaagaggaaaaaaaaatccttTCTATGAAGAGGCAATATAATAGAGAACTCAATGAGCTAAAAGGTAAGGAAAATAAACTCGAGAAATTGTTAAAGTTATATTATGAGTTGGACGATTATATCGTCACTGAAGAGCAACTGatccaaaaaataaacGAAATCTTCGAACGTAAGAGCTATCCTATACTGTCCCTACTTGATGTTCAAGACGATGtaaaacaacaacaattgGAAGATAAGATTAGTGATGCATTGTTTGGTTCAATAGACACTAAACACCCAGGTCTGCCTATGGTTGAAGATTACCTGAACAATAATACAAAGAAGTTTGCTGAAGCAGTTGAACTTAcaaaacaaattttaaagaaacaAACCGCTGATCAACTAGATCAAATTCCTGAGAAGTAA
- the PUP1 gene encoding proteasome core particle subunit beta 2 (similar to Saccharomyces cerevisiae PUP1 (YOR157C); ancestral locus Anc_5.507), with product MVGLSFDNYQRNSFLSSKSHKQPKATSTGTTIVGVKFNGGVVIAADTRSTQGPIVADKNCAKLHRISPRIWCAGAGTAADTEAVTQLISSNIELHSLSTRREPRVVTTLQMLKQHLFRYQGHIGAYLIVAGVDPTGAHLFSIHAHGSTDVGYYLSLGSGSLAAMAVLESKWRADISKDEAIELASEAIEAGIWNDLGSGSNVDVCVMQIGQDAQYLRNHRTPNVREPKQQNYKFRRGTTAVLKESIINVCDIDEEIIDTAA from the coding sequence ATGGTAGGCCTTTCGTTTGATAATTACCAAAGAAACTCTTTTCTATCATCTAAGTCTCACAAACAACCAAAAGCAACCTCCACAGGTACGACAATTGTCGGTGTAAAATTCAATGGTGGTGTTGTAATTGCTGCAGATACGAGATCCACACAAGGTCCAATTGTGGCAGACAAAAATTGTGCTAAATTACATCGTATTTCTCCACGTATATGGTGTGCAGGTGCAGGTACGGCAGCTGATACAGAAGCTGTAACAcaattaatttcttctaataTCGAATTACATTCTTTATCGACGAGAAGAGAACCAAGAGTGGTGACAACCTTACAGATGCTGAAGCAGCACCTTTTCAGATATCAAGGTCACATCGGTGCTTACTTAATCGTTGCAGGTGTCGATCCAACTGGTGCCCATCTTTTCTCCATCCACGCTCATGGTTCTACCGATGTTGGTTATTACTTATCCCTTGGTTCTGGTTCATTGGCAGCAATGGCAGTCCTGGAATCAAAATGGAGGGCGGACATAAGTAAAGATGAGGCTATAGAATTAGCTTCAGAGGCTATCGAAGCAGGTATATGGAACGATCTGGGTTCTGGTTCCAATGTCGATGTATGTGTAATGCAAATTGGTCAAGATGCACAATACTTAAGAAACCACAGAACTCCAAATGTAAGAGAAccaaaacaacaaaattacaaatttagaagagGTACTACCGCTGTATTAAAGGAGAGTATTATAAATGTTTGCGATATCgatgaagaaataattgataCCGCAGCTTAA